A window from Staphylococcus succinus encodes these proteins:
- a CDS encoding SACOL1771 family peroxiredoxin, with amino-acid sequence MVQHEFKVSTHWTEGRESVGQLKGDILNEQISIPAGLGGNGTGTNPDELLVSAASSCYIISLAAVLERAGFTDIEIQQSSIGTAIFEQSKFRMDRITHYPEIYVSKNQKDMLSRKIEKLLKVADNNCMISNSIKGNVSVKIEPILK; translated from the coding sequence ATGGTTCAACATGAATTTAAAGTCAGTACACATTGGACAGAAGGCCGTGAATCAGTAGGACAGCTTAAAGGTGATATATTAAACGAGCAAATTTCTATTCCTGCTGGTTTAGGGGGCAATGGGACAGGGACAAATCCTGACGAATTACTCGTTTCAGCTGCATCATCTTGTTATATAATTTCACTAGCTGCGGTATTAGAACGCGCTGGATTTACAGATATTGAAATACAACAATCTTCTATTGGTACAGCTATATTTGAACAGTCAAAATTCCGAATGGATAGAATCACTCACTATCCTGAAATATATGTTTCAAAAAATCAAAAAGATATGCTATCCAGAAAAATAGAAAAATTATTAAAAGTTGCAGATAACAATTGTATGATTTCAAATTCAATTAAAGGTAACGTTTCTGTAAAAATCGAACCAATTTTAAAATAA
- the serA gene encoding phosphoglycerate dehydrogenase produces the protein MYKILVSDPISPEGLKSLFDHKDFEIETNTELNESELIEKIVDFEGLIVRSQTQVTADIIAAAPNLKVIARAGVGVDNIDVDAATKHGVIVINAPDGNTISATEHSMAMILSMARNIPQAHLSLKDGRWDRKTFRGTELYNKTLGVIGAGRIGLGVAKRAQSFGMHILAFDPYLSEDKAKELNVTRATVEEIAEQADFVTVHTPLTPKTKGIVGEAFFEKAKPTLQIINVARGGIIDEEALLKALDNNQIQTAAIDVFETEPATESPLVKHDKVIVTPHLGASTVEAQEKVAVSVANEIIDIFENGNVLNAINAPKMTYSEINDELKPYIELTKLTGEVGIQLLEKAPRELQIKYEGDIALDDTSLLTRTLVSGVLRQDLGERVNLINALVLLNEQGVSYNIEKNTKHRGFSNYIELTLINKDTKITIGATVLNGYGPRIVRINDYPVDFKPEQYQLVVNHTDKPGIVGHTGQILGEYNINIASMHLGRTNQGGNALMVLSIDHPVNEDVINSLYSIEGFNLVRNVELDIVNEPSYNI, from the coding sequence ATGTATAAAATTTTAGTCTCTGATCCAATTTCACCTGAAGGTTTAAAAAGTTTGTTTGACCATAAAGACTTTGAAATTGAAACAAATACAGAATTAAATGAAAGCGAATTAATTGAAAAAATTGTGGATTTCGAAGGTTTAATCGTTAGAAGTCAAACACAAGTTACTGCTGATATTATCGCAGCTGCGCCTAACTTAAAAGTTATCGCTAGAGCCGGTGTAGGTGTTGATAACATTGACGTAGATGCTGCTACAAAACATGGTGTCATCGTTATTAATGCGCCAGATGGCAATACGATTTCTGCGACTGAACATTCTATGGCCATGATTTTATCAATGGCACGTAACATTCCTCAAGCTCACCTATCATTAAAAGATGGTAGATGGGATCGTAAAACATTTAGAGGAACAGAACTTTATAATAAAACACTTGGCGTTATTGGTGCAGGTAGAATTGGTTTAGGCGTTGCGAAACGTGCACAAAGTTTCGGTATGCATATTTTAGCTTTTGACCCTTATTTATCTGAAGATAAAGCAAAAGAATTAAACGTAACGCGTGCAACGGTAGAAGAAATTGCTGAACAAGCTGACTTTGTAACTGTTCATACCCCATTAACACCTAAAACGAAAGGCATTGTTGGAGAAGCATTTTTTGAAAAAGCTAAGCCTACATTACAAATTATTAACGTAGCACGTGGCGGTATTATTGATGAAGAAGCATTACTAAAAGCATTAGACAATAATCAAATTCAGACAGCTGCTATCGATGTGTTTGAAACAGAACCAGCAACTGAATCACCACTTGTTAAGCATGACAAAGTGATTGTTACCCCACACTTGGGTGCCTCTACAGTTGAAGCACAAGAAAAAGTAGCGGTTTCTGTCGCTAATGAAATTATTGATATATTTGAAAATGGTAATGTCTTAAACGCAATTAATGCTCCGAAAATGACTTATAGCGAAATTAACGACGAGTTAAAACCTTATATCGAATTAACAAAATTAACAGGTGAAGTTGGTATTCAATTACTTGAAAAAGCACCACGTGAACTCCAAATTAAATATGAAGGTGATATTGCACTTGATGACACAAGTTTATTAACGAGAACACTGGTTTCTGGTGTGTTACGCCAAGATCTTGGCGAACGCGTAAACCTTATCAATGCATTAGTGCTTCTTAATGAGCAAGGCGTTTCTTATAACATCGAAAAAAATACAAAACACCGTGGCTTTAGTAACTATATTGAGTTAACTTTAATCAATAAAGATACTAAGATTACTATCGGTGCCACTGTACTTAATGGCTATGGTCCAAGAATTGTACGTATCAATGACTATCCTGTAGACTTTAAACCTGAACAATATCAACTTGTTGTTAACCATACAGACAAACCAGGCATTGTTGGACATACAGGACAAATCTTAGGTGAATATAATATTAATATCGCTTCTATGCACTTAGGCCGTACAAATCAAGGTGGTAATGCTCTAATGGTACTATCTATTGACCACCCTGTTAATGAAGATGTAATTAACAGCTTATATAGCATCGAAGGTTTCAATTTAGTTCGAAATGTAGAATTAGATATAGTAAATGAACCAAGCTATAATATTTAA
- a CDS encoding cysteine desulfurase family protein — MIYLDNAATTKPNQDVLDTYLKVNQSLYFNPNSPHQAGLQADQLLQQTKSQINDILNLNQAFDIVFTSGATESNNIALKGIAYKKKAFADEIITSVLEHPSVLEVVRSLELEGFKVKYVDVTKEGKVDLNHLANLMTDSVGLVTCMHVNNVMGQVQPISEVAEIVHQFPKAHLHVDAVQAIGKIPLIFEGVDSMSLSGHKFHGLKGQGVLFVRNIHQIQPTIHGGGQEFGVRSGTVNLPMDIAIVKAMKTSVQNTSELNKTLHQFNKDIRDYLSRFQGVQIHSPQGSAPHILNVGLPGVKGEVLVNAFSKHDIMLSTTSACSSKKASLNEVLLAMDIPVKQIEGSIRISMGSHTTHEHIEIFKDKFNKVYEEVRELLR, encoded by the coding sequence GTGATATATCTTGATAATGCTGCAACTACAAAGCCTAACCAAGACGTGTTAGATACGTATCTCAAAGTAAATCAATCATTATATTTCAATCCAAATAGTCCGCATCAGGCTGGTTTGCAAGCAGACCAATTATTACAACAAACTAAATCACAAATAAATGATATCTTAAACTTAAATCAAGCTTTTGATATCGTCTTTACAAGTGGGGCCACAGAATCTAATAATATTGCTTTAAAAGGTATTGCCTATAAGAAAAAAGCATTTGCTGATGAAATTATTACTTCTGTGCTTGAACACCCTTCTGTATTAGAAGTTGTTCGTTCATTGGAATTAGAAGGTTTTAAAGTGAAATACGTTGATGTGACAAAGGAAGGGAAAGTTGATTTAAACCATTTAGCCAATTTAATGACAGATAGTGTAGGGTTAGTGACATGTATGCACGTAAACAACGTCATGGGACAAGTACAACCTATTAGCGAAGTGGCTGAAATTGTACATCAATTCCCTAAAGCACATTTGCATGTTGATGCAGTGCAAGCCATTGGTAAAATACCATTGATATTTGAAGGTGTTGATTCCATGAGCTTAAGTGGACATAAATTCCATGGTCTAAAAGGACAAGGTGTATTATTTGTTCGTAACATCCATCAAATACAACCTACGATTCATGGTGGAGGTCAAGAATTTGGTGTGAGAAGCGGAACAGTGAATTTACCTATGGATATCGCTATCGTAAAAGCAATGAAGACCTCTGTACAAAACACGTCTGAGCTAAATAAAACTTTACATCAATTCAATAAAGATATACGTGATTATTTATCGCGTTTTCAAGGTGTTCAAATACATTCACCACAAGGTTCAGCGCCACATATACTTAATGTTGGTTTGCCAGGTGTTAAAGGTGAAGTGTTAGTTAATGCATTTTCAAAACATGATATTATGTTATCGACGACAAGCGCATGTTCCTCTAAAAAAGCAAGCTTAAATGAAGTGTTGCTAGCAATGGATATACCAGTGAAACAAATCGAAGGCAGTATCCGCATATCCATGGGTAGTCATACTACGCATGAGCATATTGAAATATTTAAAGATAAGTTTAATAAAGTATATGAAGAAGTAAGGGAGTTGTTAAGATGA
- the rpsD gene encoding 30S ribosomal protein S4, producing MARFRGSNWKKSRRLGISLSGTGKELEKRPYAPGQHGPNQRKKLSEYALQLREKQKLRYLYGMTERQFRNTFEIAGNQHGVHGESFMQLLAARLDAVVYSLGLARTRRQARQLVNHGHVEVDGKRVDIPSYTLKPGQEITVREKSLKLDIIAESVEINNFVPEYLEFDADNLKGKYIRVPERSELPAEINEQLIVEYYSR from the coding sequence ATGGCTCGATTCAGAGGTTCGAACTGGAAAAAATCACGTCGTTTAGGTATCTCATTAAGTGGTACTGGTAAAGAATTAGAGAAGCGTCCTTACGCTCCAGGCCAACACGGTCCTAACCAACGTAAAAAATTATCAGAATATGCATTACAATTACGTGAGAAACAAAAATTACGTTATTTATACGGAATGACTGAAAGACAATTCCGTAACACATTTGAAATTGCTGGTAACCAACATGGTGTACATGGTGAAAGCTTCATGCAATTATTAGCTGCTCGTTTAGATGCAGTTGTATATTCATTAGGTTTAGCTCGTACTCGCCGTCAAGCGCGTCAATTAGTTAACCATGGTCACGTTGAAGTTGATGGTAAACGTGTAGACATTCCATCATATACTTTAAAACCTGGTCAAGAAATTACAGTTCGCGAGAAATCTTTAAAATTAGATATCATTGCTGAATCTGTTGAAATCAATAACTTTGTACCAGAGTACTTAGAATTTGATGCTGACAACTTAAAAGGTAAATATATCCGCGTTCCAGAACGTAGTGAATTACCTGCTGAAATTAATGAACAACTTATCGTTGAGTACTACTCAAGATAA
- a CDS encoding GNAT family N-acetyltransferase, with product MIIRALEETDLDFVHHLNNEYSIMSYWFEEPYQSLSELQSLYKKHLHDESERRFIIETEQTRIGVVELVEINFIHSNCEIQIIIDSQFGGKGYAKTAFKMAIDYAFLVLNLNKIYLFVDVNNEKAVHIYKGQNFIIEGTLQEHFYARGEFNDCYVMGLLKKHWVNQHDNDLSQLEP from the coding sequence TTGATTATTAGAGCTTTAGAAGAAACTGATTTAGATTTTGTACATCACTTAAACAACGAATATTCTATAATGTCGTATTGGTTTGAAGAACCTTATCAGTCACTTAGCGAACTTCAATCTCTTTATAAAAAACACCTACACGATGAATCTGAACGCCGTTTCATAATAGAGACTGAGCAAACACGCATTGGCGTCGTAGAATTAGTAGAGATTAACTTTATACATAGTAATTGCGAAATACAAATCATCATAGATTCGCAATTTGGTGGCAAAGGGTATGCAAAAACTGCATTTAAAATGGCCATTGATTATGCTTTTCTTGTACTTAATCTCAATAAAATATATTTATTTGTAGATGTAAATAATGAAAAAGCCGTACATATTTATAAGGGCCAAAATTTTATTATTGAAGGTACTTTGCAGGAACATTTTTATGCACGGGGTGAATTTAACGACTGCTATGTTATGGGTTTACTCAAAAAGCATTGGGTCAACCAACATGATAATGATTTGTCTCAACTTGAACCTTAG
- a CDS encoding pyridoxal-phosphate-dependent aminotransferase family protein, with amino-acid sequence MKYYHPLLLTPGPTPVPEQILHATQEPMVGHRSSDFETIAEEAFRALKPIFGAQNDVMILTSSGTSSLEASMLNIANPEDDIVIIVSGAFGNRFKQIAETYYDNVHIFEVEWGEAVNVPDFIDFLKSLNTTVTAVYSQYCETSTAVVHPINELGHALKTYDESIYFVVDGVSCIGAVDVDLQRDQIDVLISGSQKAIMLPPGLAFVAYNDRAKERFSQVTTPRFYLDLNKYLKSLADHSTPFTPNVSLFRGVNAYAKLVEEEGFEQVIARHYAIRDGLREALKALDLDLLVKDEFASPTVTALIPKSKDELNFIKKELKDRFSITIAGGQGHLKGEILRIGHMGQISPFDILQVVSALEILLSEFRNESYIGKAITQYMEVVKAYV; translated from the coding sequence ATGAAATATTATCATCCTTTGTTATTAACACCAGGACCTACACCTGTACCAGAACAAATTTTACACGCTACACAAGAACCAATGGTCGGTCATCGATCAAGTGATTTTGAAACAATTGCTGAAGAAGCGTTTCGTGCACTTAAACCAATATTCGGCGCACAAAATGATGTAATGATATTAACATCAAGTGGTACAAGCTCTTTAGAAGCTAGCATGTTAAATATAGCTAATCCTGAAGATGATATTGTTATCATCGTATCAGGTGCTTTTGGTAATCGTTTTAAACAAATAGCAGAAACATATTATGATAATGTACATATTTTTGAAGTTGAATGGGGAGAAGCTGTAAATGTCCCTGATTTCATCGATTTCTTAAAATCTCTAAATACAACTGTAACAGCTGTTTATAGTCAATATTGTGAAACATCAACGGCTGTTGTTCATCCAATTAATGAATTAGGCCACGCTCTTAAAACATATGACGAATCAATTTATTTTGTTGTCGATGGTGTAAGTTGTATCGGTGCGGTCGACGTTGACTTACAACGTGATCAAATAGACGTCCTTATTTCTGGTAGTCAAAAAGCAATCATGTTACCCCCAGGCTTAGCATTCGTAGCATACAATGATCGTGCTAAAGAACGCTTTAGTCAAGTGACTACACCACGATTCTATTTAGACTTAAACAAATATTTAAAATCATTAGCTGATCATTCAACACCTTTTACCCCAAATGTTTCATTATTCAGAGGTGTAAATGCTTATGCTAAGTTAGTTGAAGAAGAAGGCTTTGAACAAGTTATTGCACGTCACTATGCAATACGAGATGGTTTAAGAGAAGCACTTAAGGCTTTAGACTTAGACTTACTTGTTAAAGATGAGTTTGCCTCACCTACTGTTACAGCTTTAATACCTAAATCTAAAGATGAATTAAATTTCATCAAAAAAGAACTTAAAGATCGTTTCTCTATCACAATCGCTGGCGGTCAAGGTCACCTTAAAGGAGAAATATTGCGTATTGGTCATATGGGACAAATTTCACCATTTGATATTTTACAAGTAGTTTCTGCTTTAGAAATTTTATTATCAGAATTTAGAAATGAATCTTATATTGGTAAAGCAATTACACAATACATGGAGGTCGTAAAAGCATATGTATAA
- the ezrA gene encoding septation ring formation regulator EzrA yields the protein MALYIILAIIVIILIIVGVLFYMRSNKSQMIEKAEERKSEVEKLPYDESLSQLSDFTLTGETKSTYDKLKQSSLDSKEQYLAPVEEKIHNAEGLLYKFKFSQAETEIDEAHELMDKYEENYKTLTTDVEKIKGLHNENDKFYNECKNNYREMKRDVLANRHQFGEAAEPLEQEIESFVPEMENYEAYKEEGNFNQAHEHIKVLHEDMNFLKKDMSEIPDLIKEAQKELPGQFQDLKYGCRDLKVEGYDLDHVKIDSTLQTLKTELSFVEPMISRLELDEANDKLNSINDRLDEMYELIEHEVKAKNDVEETKEVITDNLFRAKEMNYTLQTEIEYVRENYYINESDVQNVRQFENEIQNLITVYDDILKEMAKTAVRYSEVQDNLKYIEEHVAVINDKQEKLQNHLIQLREDEAEAEENILRIQSKKEEVYRKLLASNLPSVPERFIIMKNEIDYEVREVNKKFSVRPIHVKQLKDKVSKVVLQMNKFEDEATDVLVNAVYAEKLIEYGNRYRKESSNIDKSLNEAERLFKNNRYKRSIEISEQALESVEPGITKQIESQVTA from the coding sequence ATGGCATTGTATATCATTTTAGCGATTATTGTCATTATACTGATTATAGTCGGTGTATTATTCTATATGCGTTCAAATAAAAGCCAAATGATAGAAAAGGCTGAAGAACGAAAATCAGAAGTTGAAAAATTACCGTACGACGAGAGTTTATCTCAATTATCTGATTTTACTTTAACAGGCGAAACTAAATCAACATACGATAAACTTAAACAATCGTCATTAGATAGTAAAGAACAATATTTAGCACCTGTTGAAGAAAAGATTCATAATGCAGAGGGTCTACTATACAAATTCAAATTTTCGCAAGCTGAAACTGAAATTGATGAAGCACACGAACTGATGGATAAATATGAAGAGAATTATAAAACTTTGACTACTGATGTAGAAAAGATTAAAGGCCTACATAATGAAAACGATAAATTTTACAACGAATGTAAAAATAATTATCGTGAAATGAAACGTGATGTCCTGGCAAACAGACATCAATTTGGTGAAGCTGCTGAACCACTAGAGCAAGAAATCGAATCATTTGTTCCAGAAATGGAAAATTATGAAGCATATAAAGAAGAGGGTAACTTTAATCAAGCACATGAACATATCAAAGTTTTACATGAAGATATGAACTTCTTGAAAAAAGATATGTCAGAAATCCCTGATTTAATTAAAGAAGCACAAAAAGAGTTGCCAGGTCAATTCCAAGACTTGAAATACGGTTGTAGAGATTTGAAAGTCGAAGGTTACGATTTAGATCATGTTAAAATAGATAGTACTTTGCAAACATTAAAGACCGAACTTAGCTTTGTAGAACCTATGATAAGTAGATTAGAATTAGATGAAGCTAATGATAAATTAAATAGTATCAACGACCGTCTTGATGAAATGTATGAACTCATCGAGCATGAAGTTAAAGCGAAAAACGACGTAGAAGAAACTAAAGAAGTGATTACAGACAATTTATTTAGAGCAAAAGAAATGAATTATACATTACAAACTGAAATTGAATATGTACGTGAGAATTATTATATTAATGAAAGCGACGTGCAAAATGTAAGGCAGTTTGAAAATGAAATTCAAAATTTAATTACTGTTTATGATGACATTTTAAAAGAGATGGCTAAAACTGCAGTTCGATATAGTGAAGTTCAAGATAATCTCAAATATATTGAAGAACATGTGGCAGTCATTAATGATAAGCAAGAAAAATTACAAAATCACTTAATTCAACTTCGAGAAGATGAAGCTGAAGCTGAAGAAAATATTTTACGAATCCAAAGTAAGAAAGAAGAAGTATATAGAAAATTATTGGCTTCTAATTTACCTAGTGTTCCGGAACGATTTATTATTATGAAAAATGAAATCGACTATGAAGTACGTGAAGTGAATAAGAAGTTTAGCGTACGCCCAATTCATGTTAAACAATTAAAAGACAAAGTATCAAAAGTTGTTTTGCAAATGAATAAATTTGAAGACGAAGCGACTGATGTACTCGTCAATGCAGTTTATGCTGAGAAACTTATTGAATACGGAAATCGCTATCGTAAAGAAAGTTCAAATATAGATAAAAGTCTTAACGAAGCTGAACGATTATTTAAAAATAATAGATATAAACGTTCAATTGAAATTTCTGAACAAGCTTTGGAAAGTGTAGAACCTGGAATTACAAAACAAATCGAATCTCAAGTTACAGCTTAA
- a CDS encoding glycerophosphodiester phosphodiesterase codes for MTMNYLNDNITLIAHRGMATNYPENTLVAFVAALSNNIDILEIDIHRTSDDYLVVIHDDTIDRTSNGKGKIKSSTLATLQAYDYGSWKDDVFSEQTLMTLDEVLALIKEHPQKLLIEIKKPQQYPGIEQDIIDKLIVWNIPKDKVILQSFDQKSIRKIYDMNVGYQLGVLISKRKYWYKLPDFKQIATYADYVNPHFSLVNQKFITAAHNYQLSVMPYTVNNYFEAMALIKLGVDGIISDNPHTILNKNLST; via the coding sequence ATGACCATGAATTATCTTAATGATAATATTACACTTATAGCACATCGTGGTATGGCCACAAATTATCCAGAAAATACATTAGTTGCTTTTGTAGCTGCACTTTCAAACAACATTGATATATTAGAAATAGATATTCACAGAACTTCAGATGATTATCTTGTGGTTATACACGATGATACAATTGATCGAACTTCTAATGGAAAGGGGAAAATAAAGTCTTCAACATTGGCTACTTTGCAAGCATATGATTATGGTTCGTGGAAAGATGATGTATTTTCCGAACAAACGTTAATGACATTGGATGAAGTACTCGCATTAATAAAAGAGCATCCTCAAAAATTATTAATTGAAATAAAAAAACCACAACAATATCCTGGAATAGAACAGGATATTATAGATAAATTAATAGTTTGGAACATACCGAAAGACAAGGTGATTTTACAATCTTTTGATCAAAAAAGCATTAGGAAAATTTATGATATGAACGTTGGGTATCAACTAGGTGTATTAATAAGTAAAAGGAAATATTGGTATAAATTACCTGATTTTAAGCAAATCGCTACATATGCAGATTATGTAAATCCACATTTTTCTTTGGTTAATCAAAAATTTATAACTGCTGCACATAATTATCAATTAAGTGTTATGCCTTATACAGTAAATAATTACTTTGAAGCAATGGCACTAATTAAATTAGGGGTAGATGGTATTATTTCAGATAATCCTCATACGATTTTAAATAAAAATTTAAGCACTTAA
- a CDS encoding HAD family hydrolase, which produces MKSVLFDVDGVFLSEERCFDVSALTVYEILMSKAYIGLDSSIQFDGLSDQQITEIRDIVFYHDEILTKLKSLGLNSNWDMLFVVLAIHFIELCKVLPEDKLMGVLQSENFNQETLQFVGENVTDVELNFAAPLSFLDGVSSGKDNIYQTLVEFAGESLNTDQTAIFELKSSFWTFAQEIYQEWYLGYKLFNKVEDKPNRSEFKKGYIYEEVVLRPVEEIKQLLEDLKAAGYHIAIATGRPRTETLVPFDTIGIKDLFDDQHIVTASEVLIAEDRYPNLKPLGKPNPFSYLATLEGNNLENYEKYATNQENRVEKNDVFVVGDSLADLLSAKKIGATFIGPLTGLKGTDAREELESYGAEHIVDHVGEIRAILL; this is translated from the coding sequence ATGAAGTCGGTATTATTTGATGTAGATGGTGTGTTTTTAAGTGAAGAAAGGTGTTTCGATGTTTCTGCATTAACTGTTTATGAAATATTAATGAGTAAAGCGTACATTGGACTGGATTCTTCAATACAATTTGATGGTTTAAGTGACCAACAAATAACTGAAATAAGAGATATTGTATTTTATCATGATGAAATACTAACTAAGTTAAAATCGCTTGGTTTAAATTCAAATTGGGATATGCTATTTGTAGTTCTTGCTATTCATTTTATAGAACTATGCAAAGTATTACCGGAAGATAAACTGATGGGAGTATTACAATCTGAGAACTTCAACCAAGAGACATTACAATTTGTTGGTGAAAATGTAACAGATGTAGAACTTAATTTTGCAGCACCGTTATCATTTTTGGATGGTGTAAGTTCAGGAAAGGATAACATCTACCAAACATTAGTGGAATTTGCAGGTGAAAGTCTAAATACAGATCAAACAGCGATTTTTGAGTTAAAGAGTTCTTTTTGGACATTTGCTCAAGAAATTTATCAAGAATGGTATCTTGGCTATAAACTTTTTAATAAAGTAGAGGACAAACCAAACCGTTCTGAATTTAAAAAAGGTTACATATATGAAGAAGTAGTTTTAAGACCTGTAGAAGAAATTAAACAATTACTAGAAGACTTAAAGGCAGCTGGTTACCACATTGCCATTGCAACTGGTAGACCAAGAACTGAAACCTTAGTACCATTTGATACAATCGGTATTAAAGATCTTTTTGATGACCAACATATTGTTACTGCAAGCGAAGTACTTATTGCTGAAGATCGTTACCCAAACTTAAAACCGTTAGGGAAACCGAATCCTTTTAGTTATTTAGCTACTTTAGAAGGTAATAATCTGGAAAATTATGAAAAATATGCAACCAATCAAGAAAATCGTGTAGAAAAAAATGATGTTTTTGTTGTAGGCGATTCATTAGCAGATTTATTAAGTGCTAAAAAAATTGGAGCAACGTTTATTGGGCCATTAACAGGATTGAAAGGAACCGATGCGCGTGAAGAATTAGAAAGTTATGGTGCAGAGCACATCGTAGATCACGTAGGTGAGATAAGAGCGATTCTTTTATAA
- a CDS encoding GAF domain-containing protein: protein MSEIKETNYNLLQKQVASLIEDESNLIAILSNVSALLNDSLDQINWVGFYLKENDELILGPFQGHPACVHIAIGKGVCGTAVAENTTQLVEDVHAFPGHIACDANSKSEIVVPLHRNGDIIGVLDIDAPIIGRFSNNDQHALEEIVNIIEQQIK, encoded by the coding sequence ATGTCAGAGATAAAAGAAACAAATTATAATTTATTACAAAAGCAAGTTGCTAGTTTAATTGAAGACGAATCAAATCTAATCGCTATTCTTAGTAACGTCTCCGCATTATTAAATGATTCATTAGATCAAATTAATTGGGTAGGCTTTTATTTAAAAGAAAATGATGAATTGATACTAGGACCTTTCCAAGGACATCCCGCATGTGTTCATATCGCTATTGGCAAAGGTGTCTGTGGTACTGCTGTTGCAGAAAATACAACACAACTCGTGGAAGATGTGCACGCGTTCCCTGGACATATTGCATGTGATGCTAATAGTAAATCAGAAATTGTAGTTCCACTTCACAGAAACGGTGACATTATTGGTGTACTTGATATCGACGCACCTATCATTGGTCGCTTTTCAAACAACGATCAACATGCCTTAGAAGAAATTGTAAACATTATTGAGCAGCAAATAAAATAA